In Oryza sativa Japonica Group chromosome 11, ASM3414082v1, the following are encoded in one genomic region:
- the LOC9267314 gene encoding kinesin-like protein KIN-14O: MEGHVIVPLEKLSLELNNGGIMLNHDKDISALQEEISALRSRQRHLDHRRQEALDKLIDLKGSIRVFCRVRPSISANNFMTKSPVTVENEKIVVRAVGIKKEFSVDRVFDQESTQEDVFQEVKPILRSALDGHNVCILAYGQTGTGKTYTMEGNNGKLGIVPRAIQELFSHASQDSSSTYSFSISMLEVYMGTVRDLLTPRQPLFRSTECNTSSIISILATKSGAVEVEGLTDVAIQDLKKANQWYCRGRRARSTSWTNVNDVSSRSHCLTRITIKRSSGGTTEECSKLWLVDLGGSERLLKTGASGLTMDEGKAINLSLSALGDVIAALRRKRSHVPYRNSKLTQILSDSLGDGSKVLMVVHISPSDDDIGETVCSLSFAKRARSIESSKELSEDIKKLKQKRIAELDKEICDAEQELKDLNEQIKRAETSLEERKKLSSSACQALSDEKGSPRSTLVVVGHIDSAESPQATEKTKSRASHGSVPHFMSPTVCSRQRHSSASHSATKTRLTKSVNRYPAAELSGSHSFSYSSCKNAAKARSVAFSSSMPKMKCLPLKSDQINMSNNSIDSTAASAPRRRESFISRPAQRAPLHQHRRRMSSLT, encoded by the exons ATGGAGGGACATGTTATTGTTCCACTGGAAAAGTTGAGCTTGGAGCTCAACAATGGTGGAATCATGCTCAACCATGACAAGGACATTTCAGCTCTCCAAG AGGAGATTTCAGCTCTAAGATCAAGGCAGAGACATCTTGACCACAGAAGACAGGAGGCACTGGACAAGCTCATAGACCTGAAAG GAAGTATCAGGGTTTTCTGCCGGGTCCGGCCATCGATTTCGGCCAACAACTTCATGACCAAATCGCCGGTTACCGTCGAAAACGAGAAGATCGTGGTTCGAGCAGTGGGGATCAAGAAAGAATTCAGTGTTGACAGGGTGTTTGATCAGGAGTCAACGCAAG AGGATGTTTTCCAAGAAGTGAAGCCAATTCTCAGATCTGCACTTGATGGGCACAATGTCTGTATTCTTGCTTATGGTCAAACTGGGACAGGAAAGACCTATACAATG GAAGGAAATAATGGTAAGCTCGGTATCGTCCCCCGAGCGATTCAAGAACTGTTTTCTCATGCTTCTCAAGACAGTTCATCCACATATTCCTTCTCCATAAGCATGCTTGAGGTCTACATGGGGACTGTCAGGGACTTATTGACACCAAGGCAGCCTCTCTTCAGGTCCACAGAGTGCAACACATCGTC AATCATCAGCATACTAGCAACTAAAAGTGGAGCTGTAGAAGTTGAGGGTCTAACAGATGTTGCAATTCAAGACCTCAAGAAGGCCAACCAGTGGTACTGCAGAGGACGGCGTGCACGGTCGACGTCTTGGACAAATGTTAACGATGTTTCGAGTCGATCGCATTG CTTGACAAGAATTACCATAAAGAGAAGTAGTGGAGGTACCACTGAAGAATGCAGCAAGCTATGGCTTGTCGATCTTGGTGGAAGCGAGCGGCTGCTGAAGACCGGTGCATCTGGGTTGACAATGGATGAGGGTAAGGCCATAAACCTCTCTCTGTCAGCCCTTGGTGATGTCATCGCGGCACTTAGGCGAAAGAGAAGCCATGTTCCTTACAG AAACAGTAAGCTTACCCAGATTCTCAGTGATTCACTTG GTGATGGGTCAAAGGTTCTGATGGTAGTACATATCAGCCCTTCTGATGATGATATTGGTGAAACAGTCTGTTCACTGAGCTTTGCGAAAAGAGCCCGGTCAATCGAGTCCAGCAAAGAACTTTCAGAA GACATAAAGAAGCTGAAGCAGAAGCGGATCGCAGAGCTTGACAAGGAAATATGCGACGCCGAGCAAGAGCTCAAGGATCTCAATGAACAGATAAAGAGAGCTGAAACCTCActtgaagagaggaagaagctcTCTTCATCTGCCTGTCAGGCTCTCAGTGATGAGAAGGGGTCACCAAGAAGCACTCTAGTGGTAGTAGGACACATTGATTCTGCAGAGAGCCCTCAAGCCACTGAGAAAACAAAGAGCAGAGCATCTCATGGATCAGTTCCTCACTTCATGTCCCCAACAGTTTGCAGCAGGCAAAGACATAGTTCAGCAAGCCACTCTGCTACTAAAACAAGGCTGACAAAATCAGTGAACAGGTATCCTGCAGCTGAGCTCAGTGGGAGCCATTCCTTCAGCTACTCAAGCTGCAAGAATGCAGCCAAGGCTAGGTCAGTGGCATTCTCATCTAGCATGCCCAAGATGAAATGTTTGCCACTCAAGTCTGATCAGATCAACATGAGCAACAACAGCATCGATTCGACGGCGGCGTCAGCGCCTCGAAGGAGGGAGAGCTTCATTTCTAGACCAGCTCAGAGAGCTCCCTTGCATCAACACAGGAGAAGGATGTCTAGCCTGACATAA